In Sander lucioperca isolate FBNREF2018 chromosome 12, SLUC_FBN_1.2, whole genome shotgun sequence, one DNA window encodes the following:
- the mrps25 gene encoding 28S ribosomal protein S25, mitochondrial, translating into MPMKGRFPIRRTLEYLQKGDIIFKNRVKIMTVNYNTHGELSDGARKFVFFNIPQIQYKNQWLQIMMFKNMTPSPFLKFYLDDGEQVLVDVEGKDHKQISQHVKKILGKSEEVLQAEARAKMQASNPANFGPKKYCLRECICEVEGQVPCPGSTPLPKEMTGKYRAQMAASHE; encoded by the exons ATGCCTATGAAAGGAAGGTTTCCGATCAGGAGGACTCTGGAATATCTCCAGAAAGGCGACATCATCTTCAAAAACAGAGTGAAGATCATGACGGTCAATTACAACACTCATGGAGAACTCAGCGACGGAGCAAG AAAGTTTGTGTTCTTCAATATTCCTCAGATTCAGTACAAAAACCAGTGGCTTCAAATaatgatgtttaaaaatatgACACCATCACCGTTCTTGAAGTTCTACCTGG ACGATGGGGAGCAAGTTCTAGTAGATGTGGAAGGGAAGGACCACAAACAAATTTCACAACACGTCAAGAAGATTTTGGGCAAATCAGA AGAAGTGTTACAAGCTGAGGCTCGAGCCAAGATGCAGGCGTCCAACCCCGCCAACTTTGGGCCCAAAAAGTACTGTCTGAGGGAGTGTATCTGTGAGGTGGAGGGCCAGGTGCCGTGTCCTGGCAGCACGCCGCTGCCCAAGGAGATGACGGGCAAATATCGTGCCCAGATGGCAGCATCACATGAGTGA
- the LOC116062016 gene encoding rabenosyn-5 → MASSYPPPFEGTGEVKEGFLCPLCLKDLQSFYQLQDHYEEEHSGDDRHVRGQLKSLVQKAKKAKDKLLKRDGDDRPDTGSYESFYYGGVDPYMWEPQELGATRSHLDFFKKHRAARIDHYVIEVNKLIIRLEKLTSFDRINSDAAKIRAIEKSVVSWVNDSDVPLCPDCGNKFNIRNRRHHCRLCGSIMCRKCMEFIPLPLAQKLINGTREALCVPGSPIQSQSPPAGGGSSGMGSRRGSISSLSSVTSMLEEKDDEKIRCCHHCMDTLLKIQQKLEEKDHMPDVVKLYERLRMCMEKVDEKAPEYIRMAESLNAGETTYNLDTAGGLRLEVQKYYELIDALSKKILTLRAKDDPPPHPKALQLQRMIRYTATLFVQEKLLGLMSLPTKDKYEELKEKRKQEQEKRLQQERLATQETLKRRQESEKNRQPPSTNGELPRAPRAPRMTKAGGWLPSADSVHACSELEDPLLQQIENIQSFLRQAREAQRTDEVAMLEENLRQLQDEYDQQQTSLAIVLSQKLAEEESLQQGELDRLQAWEKEEREHWGPAVASSQPSFTWERSLDISPAGVFQEEEDTEAEDLTPKAERSPSSVRAFPALTSQEESPPRLRSLGGHVTPPGGEGQNTASLNPFDEEDSTPIEEDSSNPFFEDIKREHKEVSNGKKEYNPFDEEVQADKQAETVPSNPFEESDDTDTGNPFLEASGNSPGVSTNPFDGDDDDDDDEVLPDVDMIEEELLLQQIDNIRAYIFDAKLSGRLDEVELLSENLRELQRTLQEQKKKKH, encoded by the exons ATGGCCTCCAGTTATCCACCCCCCTTTGAGGGCACAGGTGAAGTGAAGGAGGGCTTTCTTTGCCCGCTGTGCCTGAAGGACCTTCAGTCATTCTACCAACTCCAAGACCACTATGAGGAGGAGCACTCTGGGGATGACCGCCATGTTCGGGGACAGCTCAAAA gTTTGGTCCAGAAGGCaaagaaagcaaaagacaagctGTTGAAAAGGGATGGAGATGACAGACCGGATACAGGCAGTTATGAGTCCTTCTACTACGGTGGAGTGGACCCCTACATGTGGGAGCCTCAGGAACTGG GAGCAACCAGAAGTCACCTGGACTTCTTTAAAAAACACCGGGCAGCCAGGATAGATCACTATGTCATTGAGGTCAACAAGCTCATCATTAGACTGGAAAAA TTGACATCGTTTGACAGGATCAACTCAGATGCCGCCAAAATCAGAG CCATTGAGAAGTCAGTGGTGTCATGGGTGAATGACTCGGATGTCCCGCTCTGTCCCGACTGTGGAAACAAGTTCAACATCCGGAACAGGCGACACCACTGTCGTCTCTGTGGGTCCATCATGTGTAGGAAGTGTATGGAGTTTATCCCCTTACCTTTGGCTC AAAAGCTGATTAATGGGACACGAGAGGCCCTGTGTGTACCTGGAAGCCCCATTCAGTCCCAGTCTCCCCCAGCAGGAGGTGGCAGCAGTGGGATGGGCTCCAGGAGAGGCAGCATCAGCAGCCTGAGCAGCGTTACCTCCATGCTGGAGGAAAAGGACGACGAGAAGATCCGCTGCTGTCACCACTGTATGGACACACTGCTGAAGATACAGCAGAAGTTGGAAGAGAAGGACCACATGCCGGATGTAGTGAAACTTTACGAG AGGCTGAGGATGTGCATGGAGAAGGTGGATGAAAAGGCTCCAGAATACATCAGAATGGCAGAGTCGCTCAA TGCCGGAGAAACCACATACAATCTTGACACTGCTGGCGGACTGAGACTGGAAGTGCAGAAATACTACGAACTAATTGATGCCCTGAG taaGAAGATTTTAACACTAAGAGCAAAAGATGATCCACCACCGCATCCAAAGGCCCTCCAGCTGCAGAGGATGATCCGCTATACAGCCACACTATTTGTCCAG GAGAAACTGTTAGGTCTCATGTCTTTGCCCACTAAGGATAAATATGAAGAGCTtaaagaaaagaggaaacagGAACAAGAGAAGAGACTGCAACAAGAGAGACTG GCAACCCAGGAGACCCTTAAGAGAAGGCAGGAGTCTGAGAAAAACCGTCAACCTCCCAGTACTAATGGAGAGCTGCCGCGGGCCCCTAGAGCTCCACGCATGACCAAAGCTGGCGGCTGGTTGCCCTCCGCAGACTCCGTCCATGCATGCAGCGAGCTGGAGGACCCCCTGCTGCAGCAGATTGAGAACATACAGTCATTCCTCCGTCAGGCACGGGAGGCCCAGAGGACGGACGAGGTGGCCATGTTGGAGGAGAACTTGCGTCAGCTGCAGGATGAATACGACCAGCAGCAGACCAGCCTGGCCATCGTGCTCTCCCAGAAgctggctgaggaggagagcTTGCAGCAGGGGGAGCTAGATCGTCTGCAAGCCTGggaaaaggaggagagggagcaTTGGGGCCCCGCTGTGGCCTCCTCCCAGCCTTCCTTCACCTGGGAGAGGTCTCTGGATATCAGTCCGGCAGGGGTCTTCCAAGAAGAGGAAGACACTGAAGCAGAGGACCTGACTCCGAAAGCTGAGAGGAGTCCGTCCTCTGTAAGAGCGTTCCCTGCTCTTACAAGCCAGGAGGAGTCACCTCCCAGGCTGAGGAGCTTAGGGGGGCATGTAACCCCCCCTGGTGGTGAAGGACAGAACACTGCCTCCCTTAACCCTTTTGATGAGGAGGACTCTACTCCCATCGAGGAGGATTCATCCAATCCCTTCTTTGAGGACATAAAGAGGGAACACAAAGAGGTAAGCAATGGGAAGAAAGAATACAACCCATTTGATGAAGAGGTCCAGGCGGACAAACAGGCGGAGACCGTACCTAGCAATCCTTTTGAGGAGAGCGACGATACCGACACAGGTAACCCTTTCCTGGAAGCCTCTGGGAATTCTCCAGGAGTCTCGACCAACCCCTTTGAcggggatgatgatgatgatgatgatgaagtttTGCCCGATGTGGATATGATAGAGGAGgaactgctgctgcagcagatTGACAACATTAGGGCCTACATTTTTGATGCCAAGCTCAGTGGCCGTCTCGACGAGGTGGAGCTCTTGTCAGAGAACCTCAGAGAGCTACAGCGCACCCTACaagaacagaagaagaagaagcactgA
- the trh gene encoding pro-thyrotropin-releasing hormone, whose product MKTTCLLILASLVLCNLTVSGGQGIPAEDETDGRTIDDIILQRAESILLRSILKKMQDEDGRNEGSSSQAEWVIKRQHPGKRYSEDFEKRQHPGRREEDEDEHYLDVQRRQHPGKREDEMHSFMELQKRQHPGKRFTTGQISENPVMLLSELSKRQHPGKRYLVLHSKRQHPGKRHPEDEDDDGEWYADADGDEDLVELEKRQHPGKRFWDNSNPDIGTNSPCDVLDHTSCRKTSLLLDFLDNINKSHVEEKRQHPGKRFAPEEDLVEE is encoded by the exons ATGAAGACGACATGTCTGCTCATCTTGGCTTCCCTCGTGCTCTGCAACTTGACTGTGTCTGGAGGACAGGGCATCCCCGCTGAGGACGAGACGGACGGAAGGACCATAGACGACATCATACTACAGAGAGCAGAAAGTATCCTGTTACGGTCCATTCTCAAAAAGATGCAGGATGAAGACGGCAGAAACG AGGGATCTTCCTCTCAGGCAGAATGGGTGATAAAACGACAGCATCCTGGTAAGAGATACAGCGAGGATTTTGAGAAGCGCCAGCATCCggggaggagagaagaagaCGAGGATGAACATTACTTGGATGTTCAAAGGAGACAGCACCCGGGTAAGCGCGAAGACGAAATGCACTCGTTCATGGAGCTCCAGAAAAGGCAGCACCCGGGAAAGCGCTTCACGACGGGACAGATTTCCGAAAACCCCGTTATGCTCCTGAGCGAACTTTCAAAACGACAGCACCCGGGAAAGCGCTACCTGGTGCTGCACAGCAAACGCCAGCACCCAGGTAAGCGTCATCCCGAGGATGAGGACGACGATGGGGAGTGGTATGCGGATGCAGATGGAGACGAAGACCTCGTTGAGTTGGAAAAGCGTCAGCACCCCGGAAAACGCTTTTGGGATAACTCCAATCCGGATATAGGCACAAACAGTCCATGTGATGTATTGGACCATACGAGCTGCAGAAAGACCAGTTTGCTGCTCGACTTTTTAGACAACATCAACAAGAGTCATGTCGAGGAGAAGAGACAACACCCGGGTAAAAGGTTTGCACCCGAGGAGGATTTAGTGGAAGAGTAG